The nucleotide window AAGTCCATGGGCCGGAACGGGGCCGCCAGGCTCTTCAGCGTCTTGAGGCCGCCCATGGCCTCGGCAGGGAAGAATTTCACGGCAGGCAGTTCCCGGAGCACGGCCTGGGTCAGTTCGCTGGCCGTGCACACGCCGGGCATGACCGGAATGGATCGTTCCAGGCAGTAATCCACCACCACGGGGTCGAAGCCCGGAGCCACGATGAAGGCCGCCCCGGCGTCCATGGCCGCGTCCACCTGGGCCGTGGTCAGGACCGTGCCCGCGCCGACCAGCATGTCCGGGCATTCGCGGGTCATCAGCCTGATGCCCTCGGCGGCGGCCGGAGTGCGGAAGGTCACTTCCGCGATGGGCAGCTCCCCGTCCACCAGGGCCTTGGCCAGGGGGACGGCGTGGCCCGGCTCGGGCAGGGCGACCACCGGGACGATGGACACGGCGCGTATGGTGTCGAGCAGATTCATAAGCTTTCCTGACTTGCAGCGGACGGGCTACAGCGGTTTCACCGAGGAGGTCTTCCAGCGGTAGCCCATGCGGTGGGATATCTCCTGGGTCGCTTCCACCACCAGCGCGGCCACCCGCTTCAGGTCGAGGTCCGGCTGGCCTTCGATTTCCCAGGCCACGCTGACCGCCGCGACGACCATGTTCCGGTAGTCGTAGATCGGTGCTCCGACGCACATGGTCCCCAGTTCGTTCTCCTGGTTGTCGTGCGCCCAGCCGCGCCGCCGGGTCAGGTCCACTTCCTTGAGCAGGTCGTGGACGTTGTCGATGGTGTACTCCGTGATCTTGTTGAACGGCCTGTTCTCATAGAGCTTGACGATTTCCGCCTCGGTCAGCCCGGTGAGCAGGGACTTGCCCAGGGAGGTGGCGTAGCTGGGCATCCGCTTGCCGATGATCTTGTAGCGGCGCAGGCTGTTGAAGGACTCGACCTTGTCGATGTAGACCACGTCGCCTTCCCGCATGATGGCCATGAACACGGTCTGCCCGGTCTGCCGGGAGAGCTGGTTCAGGATGGGCTGGGCTTCGGTCTTGAGTTCCAGGCTGTTCAGGAAGGCGCTGGAAAGCTCGATGAATTCGAGCCCCAGCCGGTAGACTTTCCCCTGTTCGCGCTTCTCCACGTAACCCCGCTCCTGGAGCGCGGCCAGGATGCGGTGCGCCGTGGACTTGTTCAGGTTCATGCGCGTGGCGATCTCGGTGAGATTCAGTCCACCGGTTTCCCTGGACAAAAGTTCGACGATGTCGAAGGCGCGGTCGAGTGTCTGTACAGCCATCGGATTCTGCTACCTTGCCAGCCAGCCGCCGTCAACGGCCACGGTATACCCGTTCACGTATTCCGACGCCTTGGAGGCCAGGAAGACCACGCACCCCTTGAGGTCCTCGGGGTCGCCCCAGCGGTCGGCAGGGATGCGCGCCAGGATCTGCCTGTTGCGCTCTTCGTCGGCCCGCAGGGCAGCCGTGTTGTCAGTGGCGATGTAGCCGGGAGCGATGGCGTTGACCTGGATGCCCTTGGACGCCCATTCGTTGGCCAGCAGCCGGGTCAGTCCCATGACGCCGCTCTTGGACGCGGTGTAGGAGCTGACCAGGATGCCCCCCTGGAAGGAGAGCATGGAGGCCACGTTGATGATCTTGCCGCCCCGGCCCTGCTCCACCATCTGTTTGGCGGCGGCCTGGCACAGGAAGAAGACGCTCTTCAGGTTCACGTCCATGACCTGGTCCCAGTCCTCTTCGCTGAATTCCAGGGCGGGGCTCCTGCGGATGATGCCCGCGTTGTTGACCAGGATGTCCACGCGGCCCAGTTCGGCCACGGCCTTGTCCACGATGGACCGGACGCAGCCCGGGTCCCCGAGGTCGGCCTGGATGGGGCAGAACCGGCGGCCCATGGCCGTGATTTCCTCTTCCACTCCGGTAGCCGTGGAGTGGAAGACCCCGGCGATGTCCGCGCCCGCCTCGGCCAGGCCGAGGGCCATGCCCCTGCCTATGCCCCGGTTGCAGCCGGTGACGATGGCCACCTTGCCGTCGAGTTTGAATTGATCGAGAATCATGGTTTTCCCCTTACTTGAGTTCACCCATGTCGATGCCGTCCATGTCGGTGAAGGTCTGGTTTTCGCCGGCCATGCCCCAGATGAAGGTGTAGGCGCCGGTGCCCACGCCCGAGTGCAGGGACCAACTGGGGGAGAGCACCACCTGGCCTTCCCGGACCACGATATGCCGGGTCTCGTCCGGTTCGCCCATGAGGTGGAAGACCACGTTTTCCGGGCTCATGTCGAAGTAGATGTAGGCCTCCATGCGGCGCTGGTGGGAGTGGGGAGGCATGGTGTTCCAGACGCAGCCCGTTTCCAGGGTGGTCATGCCCATGACCAGCTGGCAGCTCTTGACGCCGTCTGGATGGATGTACTTGCGGATGGTCCGCTTGTTGCTGTTTTCCACCTCGCCCAGGGTGACGGGCTGGGCGTCGGCAAAGGAGATGTGGGTGGTCGGGTAGGTGGTGTGGGCCGGTGCGCTCAGGATGTAGAAGCGCGCCGGGTTGGCGGCGTCGTCGCTGTTGAAGGCGATCTCCCTGCCGCCCATGCCGATGAACAGGCCGTCGCGGGGGGCCATG belongs to Pseudodesulfovibrio portus and includes:
- the eda gene encoding bifunctional 4-hydroxy-2-oxoglutarate aldolase/2-dehydro-3-deoxy-phosphogluconate aldolase translates to MNLLDTIRAVSIVPVVALPEPGHAVPLAKALVDGELPIAEVTFRTPAAAEGIRLMTRECPDMLVGAGTVLTTAQVDAAMDAGAAFIVAPGFDPVVVDYCLERSIPVMPGVCTASELTQAVLRELPAVKFFPAEAMGGLKTLKSLAAPFRPMDFMVTGGLSMDNMAPYLAWDRILAIGGSWMVKKQLLADRDFDRVRELAAEAVQAVRALRS
- a CDS encoding IclR family transcriptional regulator — encoded protein: MAVQTLDRAFDIVELLSRETGGLNLTEIATRMNLNKSTAHRILAALQERGYVEKREQGKVYRLGLEFIELSSAFLNSLELKTEAQPILNQLSRQTGQTVFMAIMREGDVVYIDKVESFNSLRRYKIIGKRMPSYATSLGKSLLTGLTEAEIVKLYENRPFNKITEYTIDNVHDLLKEVDLTRRRGWAHDNQENELGTMCVGAPIYDYRNMVVAAVSVAWEIEGQPDLDLKRVAALVVEATQEISHRMGYRWKTSSVKPL
- the kduD gene encoding 2-dehydro-3-deoxy-D-gluconate 5-dehydrogenase KduD, yielding MILDQFKLDGKVAIVTGCNRGIGRGMALGLAEAGADIAGVFHSTATGVEEEITAMGRRFCPIQADLGDPGCVRSIVDKAVAELGRVDILVNNAGIIRRSPALEFSEEDWDQVMDVNLKSVFFLCQAAAKQMVEQGRGGKIINVASMLSFQGGILVSSYTASKSGVMGLTRLLANEWASKGIQVNAIAPGYIATDNTAALRADEERNRQILARIPADRWGDPEDLKGCVVFLASKASEYVNGYTVAVDGGWLAR
- the kduI gene encoding 5-dehydro-4-deoxy-D-glucuronate isomerase; the protein is MEVRHAVHPDHAAAMDTDELREHFLIESLFEEEPTMVYSFYDRLIVAGVKPTKPVSLEADPKIIGADYLLQRREMGVINIGGPGSVAVDGEGYAMAPRDGLFIGMGGREIAFNSDDAANPARFYILSAPAHTTYPTTHISFADAQPVTLGEVENSNKRTIRKYIHPDGVKSCQLVMGMTTLETGCVWNTMPPHSHQRRMEAYIYFDMSPENVVFHLMGEPDETRHIVVREGQVVLSPSWSLHSGVGTGAYTFIWGMAGENQTFTDMDGIDMGELK